One segment of Triticum aestivum cultivar Chinese Spring chromosome 2A, IWGSC CS RefSeq v2.1, whole genome shotgun sequence DNA contains the following:
- the LOC123186775 gene encoding vegetative cell wall protein gp1-like yields the protein MGGLDDRFAQQATLIPLLCPLPTLAEACSVLQMEEQNQQRKANAPRLFHTAARPSAPAPPAPPPAAPTHQPPPGWRPSPNYKGKNPVYRPPKQASATSSSASAPASASPAPPPPQLPSGSDPSTWRPSHDPWTGLVQAWPMPWSAPSPYGAPPAYSGSWAPGLRPPVGAPGLLGARPPPHAYAAYAPLYQAAAAPTAYSLYPYGAPPTASWDAAASSSTAPPSSQSTSSTSTIAAPAWDQAAFIAAMNSLTTQDTGSSHQGGDSSVQ from the exons ATGGGCGGTCTTGATGACCGCTTCGCACAGCAGGCCACCCTCATCCCGCTGCTCTGCCCACTTCCCACCCTTGCTGAGGCCTGCTCCGTGCTCCAAATGGAGGAGCAGAACCAGCAGCGCAAGGCCAACGCACCTCGGCTCTTCCACACCGCGGCTCGTCCGTCTGCTCCGGCGCCTCCGGCACCTCCGCCAGCGGCGCCCACGCATCAACCTCCACCTGGCTGGCGTCCAAGTCCGAACTACAAGGGCAAAAACCCCGTTTACCGCCCGCCCAAGCAAGCATCCGCGACTTCCTCGTCCGCGTCTGCACCGGCCTCTGCGTCCCCGGCTCCACCGCCACCCCAGCTGCCCTCCGGCTCCGATCCTTCGACCTGGCGTCCCTCGCATGATCCGTGGACCGGGCTTGTTCAGGcctggcccatgccctggtccgcgCCGTCGCCCTACGGCGCCCCACCGGCGTACAGCGGCAGTTGGGCGCCCGGTCTGCGCCCGCCCGTCGGTGCTCCTGGCCTGCTCGGTGCGCGCCCTCCTCCACATGCGTATGCCGCGTACGCGCCACTGTACCAGGCGGCCGCCGCGCCTACGGCGTACTCTCTGTACCCCTACGGCGCGCCTCCGACGGCTAGCTGGGATGCTGCtgcttcttcgtcgactgctcctCCATCGAGCCAGTCCACTTCCTCTACTTCGACTATAGCTGCACCTGCTTGGGACCAGGCTGCCTTCATCGCCGCCATGAACTCCCTGACCACTCAGGACACAG GATCTTCGCACCAAGGTGGAGATAGCTCAGTTCAATAG